From one Syngnathoides biaculeatus isolate LvHL_M chromosome 12, ASM1980259v1, whole genome shotgun sequence genomic stretch:
- the zmiz1a gene encoding zinc finger MIZ domain-containing protein 1a isoform X2 has product MNTLPSMDRHIQQTNDRLQCIKQHLQNPANFHSAATELLDWCGDPRAFQRPFEQSLMGCLTVVSRVAAQQGFDLDLGYRLLAVCAANRDKFTPKSAALLSSWCEELGRLLLLRHQKNRQNESQGKVHMQPGMNSMKAGLTHSDGSFSYDSVPWQQNTNQPPGSLSVVTTVWGVTNTSQSQVLGNPMANSNNHMNPGGNPMGSGMSASAAGLNSPQFSAQQQQFPSKGGSNQQYMQQGMYSRPGYPGGPGGYSSSYSGGPNPPPGGMGMASHTRPTGDFTQPAAAAAAAAVAAAAATATATATATVAALQETQNKEMNQYGQMCSSFQMGPAQAYNSQFMNQPGPRGPPSGMNPSSMGSGMNNPNMSGPPIGMTQARTPGMGPFGGHGQRMPQQGYPGGSRQGIPMQGMKRPYPGEMSGHPATPASVQGQYPTPHASRPLPSPNYPGQRMPGQQGQGQYPPGMPMGQYYKQEPFNGQNTNFSGGSYSYGQGNGPPRPGNYPHSPVPGNPTPPMTPGSSIPPYLSPNQDVKPPFPPDMKPNMTALPPPPSIPNEELRLTFPVRDGVVLEPFRLEHNLAVSNHVFHLRPSVHQTLMWRSDLELQFKCYHHEDRQMNTNWPASVQVSVNATPLTIERGDNKTSHKPLHLKHVCQPGRNTIQITVTACCCSHLFVLQLVHRPSVRSVLQGLLKKRLLPAEHCITKIKRNFSSVAASAGSTTLNGEDGVEQTAIKVSLKCPITFRRIQLPARGHDCKHVQCFDLESYLQLNCERGTWRCPVCNKTALLEGLEVDQYMWGILNAIQNSEFEEVTIDPTCSWRPVAIKSELHIKEDPDGPLAKRFKTMSPSQMTMPNVMEMIAQLGPGSGPGAGHGPGPGPGSYPPHHPGQHASGNGGDYPGTGNPYHGQGNFDFPHGNPSGGGGGGGPPMSDFIHGPQLSHPPDGPGGLLSQDKPLNHAMNDSMSHPDPSHNSMQPGLHASPHSGGQSGPSLHHGGGGGQSGPPLHHGGSGPSSSQPPRPPPPPPQQPQPPQPPSQNAHPHADLTFNPSSDGTDMPEPSLDLLPELANPDELLSYLDPPDLPANSNDDLLSLFENN; this is encoded by the exons CCCTGCTGTCGTCGTGGTGCGAGGAGCTGGGTCGTCTGCTCCTGCTGCGTCACCAGAAGAACAGGCAGAACGAATCGCAGGGAAAAGTGCACATGCAGCCCGGCATGAACAGCATGAAAGCCGGCCTCACGCACAG CGATGGCTCCTTTTCCTACGACTCTGTCCCCTGGCAACAAAACACTAACCAGCCCCCTGGGTCATTGTCTGTGGTTACAACAGTGTGGGGCGTCACCAATACATCACAGAGCCAG GTTCTAGGGAACCCGATGGCCAACAGCAATAATCACATGAATCCCGGGGGTAACCCCATGGGGTCGGGAATGTCTGCCAGCGCAGCGGGGCTCAACTCTCCCCAGTTCAGCGCCCAGCAGCAGCAGTTCCCCAGCAAAGGAGGCTCCAACCAGCAGTACATGCAGCAGGGGATGTACAGCAGGCCTGGATACCCCGGAGGCCCCGGAGGATACAGCAGCAG TTACTCTGGAGGCCCGAATCCACCTCCTGGAGGTATGGGCATGGCATCCCACACACGTCCAACCGGCGACTTCACGCAgcccgccgctgccgccgccgccgcagctgTCGCGGCGGCCGCTGCTACGGCAACCGCCACGGCAACGGCCACCGTGGCGGCACTGCAAGAAACGCAGAATAAGGAGATGAACCAGTATGGACAG ATGTGTTCTTCCTTCCAAATGGGTCCCGCTCAGGCCTACAACAGTCAGTTCATGAACCAGCCAGGCCCACGAGGACCCCCCAGTGGAATGAATCCCTCCAGCATGGGTTCAGGTATGAACAACCCAAACATGAGCGGGCCTCCCATAGGCATGACTCAAGCCCGGACCCCTGGAATGGGACCTTTCGGAGGTCACGGCCAGCGGATGCCCCAGCAAGGCTACCCGGGAGGATCTCGGCAAGGCATCCCCATGCAGGGAATGAAGCGGCCGTACCCTGGCGAGATGAGTGGGCATCCTGCCACACCTGCATCTGTA CAGGGACAGTACCCGACTCCCCACGCTTCAAGACCCTTACCTTCACCCAACTACCCAGGGCAGAGGATGCCTGGGCAGCAGGGGCAAGGACAGTACCCACCTGGAATGCCCATGGGCCAGTATTACAAG cAAGAGCCATTTAATGGGCAAAACACTAACTTTTCGGGCGGCAGCTACTCATACGGGCAAGGAAATGGG CCTCCCAGGCCTGGCAACTACCCCCACTCGCCAGTACCTGGAAACCCCACACCGCCCATGACGCCCGGAAGTAGTATTCCTCCGTACCTGTCGCCTAACCAGGACGTGAAGCCCCCGTTTCCACCTGACATGAAACCAAATATGACGGCACTTCCGCCCCCTCCAT CTATTCCCAACGAGGAGCTGCGTCTGACGTTCCCGGTCAGAGACGGAGTGGTGCTCGAGCCGTTCCGCCTGGAGCACAACCTGGCCGTGAGCAACCACGTCTTCCACCTCCGGCCGTCCGTCCACCAGACCCTCATGTGGAG GTCAGACCTGGAGCTGCAGTTCAAGTGCTACCACCACGAGGACAGGCAGATGAACACCAACTGGCCGGCGTCGGTCCAGGTCAGCGTCAACGCCACGCCCCTCACCATCGAGCGCGGCGACAACAAGACCTCCCATAAGCCCTTGCACCTGAAACACGTGTGCCAGCCGGGCAGGAACACCATCCAGATCACCGTCACCGCCTGTTGTTGC TCGCATCTGTTTGTGCTGCAGCTGGTCCACAGGCCATCTGTGCGCTCCGTCCTCCAGGGGCTCCTAAAGAAGAGGCTCCTTCCCGCAGAACACTGCATCACCAAAA tcaaaagGAACTTCAGCAGCGTGGCCGCCTCGGCGGGCAGCACCACTCTCAACGGGGAGGACGGCGTGGAGCAGACGGCCATCAAAGTGTCGCTCAAGTGTCCCATCACCTTCCGCCGCATCCAGCTGCCCGCGCGGGGGCACGACTGCAAACACGTGCAG TGCTTCGACCTGGAGTCTTACCTGCAGCTAAACTGTGAGAGAGGCACGTGGCGGTGTCCTGTATGCAA TAAAACAGCCTTACTGGAAGGCCTCGAAGTGGATCAGTACATGTGGGGGATCCTCAATGCCATCCAAAA TTCTGAGTTCGAGGAAGTCACGATCGACCCGACGTGCAGCTGGCGCCCGGTGGCCATCAAGTCCGAGCTGCATATCAAAGAGGACCCGGACGGACCGTTAGCGAAACGCTTCAAGACCATGAGCCCCAGTCAGATGACCATGCCCAATGTGATGGAGATGATCGCCCAGCTGGGGCCCGGAAGCGGGCCAGGGGCAGGCCACGGTCCCGGACCCGGTCCGGGCTCTTATCCGCCGCACCACCCTGGCCAACATGCCAGCGGGAACGGAGGAGACTACCCGGGGACAG GCAACCCTTACCACGGCCAAGGCAACTTTGACTTCCCTCACGGAAACCCAtccggcggaggaggaggagggggtccGCCTATGAGCGACTTCATCCACGGCCCGCAGCTTTCCCACCCGCCAGACGGGCCCGGCGGTCTCCTGTCCCAGGACAAGCCCCTCAACCACGCCATGAACGACTCT ATGTCCCATCCCGATCCGTCCCATAACTCCATGCAGCCCGGCTTGCATGCTTCTCCCCACTCCGGCGGCCAATCGGGGCCCTCCTTGCatcacggcggcggcggcggccaatCGGGGCCCCCCTTGCATCACGGCGGCAGCGGCCCGTCGTCGTCGCAGCCGCctcgcccgccgccgccgccgccgcagcagcCCCAGCCGCCTCAGCCGCCCAGCCAGAACGCTCACCCGCACGCCGATCTGACGTTTAACCCCTCGTCAGATGGCACGGACATGCCCGAACCTTCGCTGGAT CTGCTTCCCGAGCTGGCCAACCCGGACGAGCTCCTCTCGTACCTGGATCCTCCCGACCTTCCGGCAAACAGCAACGACGACCTTCTCTCCCTCTTTGAGAACAACTAA
- the zmiz1a gene encoding zinc finger MIZ domain-containing protein 1a isoform X1, translating into MNTLPSMDRHIQQTNDRLQCIKQHLQNPANFHSAATELLDWCGDPRAFQRPFEQSLMGCLTVVSRVAAQQGFDLDLGYRLLAVCAANRDKFTPKSAALLSSWCEELGRLLLLRHQKNRQNESQGKVHMQPGMNSMKAGLTHSDGSFSYDSVPWQQNTNQPPGSLSVVTTVWGVTNTSQSQVLGNPMANSNNHMNPGGNPMGSGMSASAAGLNSPQFSAQQQQFPSKGGSNQQYMQQGMYSRPGYPGGPGGYSSSYSGGPNPPPGGMGMASHTRPTGDFTQPAAAAAAAAVAAAAATATATATATVAALQETQNKEMNQYGQMCSSFQMGPAQAYNSQFMNQPGPRGPPSGMNPSSMGSGMNNPNMSGPPIGMTQARTPGMGPFGGHGQRMPQQGYPGGSRQGIPMQGMKRPYPGEMSGHPATPASVAGYGGQYGPNSQFPPQQGQYPTPHASRPLPSPNYPGQRMPGQQGQGQYPPGMPMGQYYKQEPFNGQNTNFSGGSYSYGQGNGPPRPGNYPHSPVPGNPTPPMTPGSSIPPYLSPNQDVKPPFPPDMKPNMTALPPPPSIPNEELRLTFPVRDGVVLEPFRLEHNLAVSNHVFHLRPSVHQTLMWRSDLELQFKCYHHEDRQMNTNWPASVQVSVNATPLTIERGDNKTSHKPLHLKHVCQPGRNTIQITVTACCCSHLFVLQLVHRPSVRSVLQGLLKKRLLPAEHCITKIKRNFSSVAASAGSTTLNGEDGVEQTAIKVSLKCPITFRRIQLPARGHDCKHVQCFDLESYLQLNCERGTWRCPVCNKTALLEGLEVDQYMWGILNAIQNSEFEEVTIDPTCSWRPVAIKSELHIKEDPDGPLAKRFKTMSPSQMTMPNVMEMIAQLGPGSGPGAGHGPGPGPGSYPPHHPGQHASGNGGDYPGTGNPYHGQGNFDFPHGNPSGGGGGGGPPMSDFIHGPQLSHPPDGPGGLLSQDKPLNHAMNDSMSHPDPSHNSMQPGLHASPHSGGQSGPSLHHGGGGGQSGPPLHHGGSGPSSSQPPRPPPPPPQQPQPPQPPSQNAHPHADLTFNPSSDGTDMPEPSLDLLPELANPDELLSYLDPPDLPANSNDDLLSLFENN; encoded by the exons CCCTGCTGTCGTCGTGGTGCGAGGAGCTGGGTCGTCTGCTCCTGCTGCGTCACCAGAAGAACAGGCAGAACGAATCGCAGGGAAAAGTGCACATGCAGCCCGGCATGAACAGCATGAAAGCCGGCCTCACGCACAG CGATGGCTCCTTTTCCTACGACTCTGTCCCCTGGCAACAAAACACTAACCAGCCCCCTGGGTCATTGTCTGTGGTTACAACAGTGTGGGGCGTCACCAATACATCACAGAGCCAG GTTCTAGGGAACCCGATGGCCAACAGCAATAATCACATGAATCCCGGGGGTAACCCCATGGGGTCGGGAATGTCTGCCAGCGCAGCGGGGCTCAACTCTCCCCAGTTCAGCGCCCAGCAGCAGCAGTTCCCCAGCAAAGGAGGCTCCAACCAGCAGTACATGCAGCAGGGGATGTACAGCAGGCCTGGATACCCCGGAGGCCCCGGAGGATACAGCAGCAG TTACTCTGGAGGCCCGAATCCACCTCCTGGAGGTATGGGCATGGCATCCCACACACGTCCAACCGGCGACTTCACGCAgcccgccgctgccgccgccgccgcagctgTCGCGGCGGCCGCTGCTACGGCAACCGCCACGGCAACGGCCACCGTGGCGGCACTGCAAGAAACGCAGAATAAGGAGATGAACCAGTATGGACAG ATGTGTTCTTCCTTCCAAATGGGTCCCGCTCAGGCCTACAACAGTCAGTTCATGAACCAGCCAGGCCCACGAGGACCCCCCAGTGGAATGAATCCCTCCAGCATGGGTTCAGGTATGAACAACCCAAACATGAGCGGGCCTCCCATAGGCATGACTCAAGCCCGGACCCCTGGAATGGGACCTTTCGGAGGTCACGGCCAGCGGATGCCCCAGCAAGGCTACCCGGGAGGATCTCGGCAAGGCATCCCCATGCAGGGAATGAAGCGGCCGTACCCTGGCGAGATGAGTGGGCATCCTGCCACACCTGCATCTGTA GCCGGGTACGGGGGTCAGTATGGGCCTAACAGTCAGTTCCCGCCACAGCAGGGACAGTACCCGACTCCCCACGCTTCAAGACCCTTACCTTCACCCAACTACCCAGGGCAGAGGATGCCTGGGCAGCAGGGGCAAGGACAGTACCCACCTGGAATGCCCATGGGCCAGTATTACAAG cAAGAGCCATTTAATGGGCAAAACACTAACTTTTCGGGCGGCAGCTACTCATACGGGCAAGGAAATGGG CCTCCCAGGCCTGGCAACTACCCCCACTCGCCAGTACCTGGAAACCCCACACCGCCCATGACGCCCGGAAGTAGTATTCCTCCGTACCTGTCGCCTAACCAGGACGTGAAGCCCCCGTTTCCACCTGACATGAAACCAAATATGACGGCACTTCCGCCCCCTCCAT CTATTCCCAACGAGGAGCTGCGTCTGACGTTCCCGGTCAGAGACGGAGTGGTGCTCGAGCCGTTCCGCCTGGAGCACAACCTGGCCGTGAGCAACCACGTCTTCCACCTCCGGCCGTCCGTCCACCAGACCCTCATGTGGAG GTCAGACCTGGAGCTGCAGTTCAAGTGCTACCACCACGAGGACAGGCAGATGAACACCAACTGGCCGGCGTCGGTCCAGGTCAGCGTCAACGCCACGCCCCTCACCATCGAGCGCGGCGACAACAAGACCTCCCATAAGCCCTTGCACCTGAAACACGTGTGCCAGCCGGGCAGGAACACCATCCAGATCACCGTCACCGCCTGTTGTTGC TCGCATCTGTTTGTGCTGCAGCTGGTCCACAGGCCATCTGTGCGCTCCGTCCTCCAGGGGCTCCTAAAGAAGAGGCTCCTTCCCGCAGAACACTGCATCACCAAAA tcaaaagGAACTTCAGCAGCGTGGCCGCCTCGGCGGGCAGCACCACTCTCAACGGGGAGGACGGCGTGGAGCAGACGGCCATCAAAGTGTCGCTCAAGTGTCCCATCACCTTCCGCCGCATCCAGCTGCCCGCGCGGGGGCACGACTGCAAACACGTGCAG TGCTTCGACCTGGAGTCTTACCTGCAGCTAAACTGTGAGAGAGGCACGTGGCGGTGTCCTGTATGCAA TAAAACAGCCTTACTGGAAGGCCTCGAAGTGGATCAGTACATGTGGGGGATCCTCAATGCCATCCAAAA TTCTGAGTTCGAGGAAGTCACGATCGACCCGACGTGCAGCTGGCGCCCGGTGGCCATCAAGTCCGAGCTGCATATCAAAGAGGACCCGGACGGACCGTTAGCGAAACGCTTCAAGACCATGAGCCCCAGTCAGATGACCATGCCCAATGTGATGGAGATGATCGCCCAGCTGGGGCCCGGAAGCGGGCCAGGGGCAGGCCACGGTCCCGGACCCGGTCCGGGCTCTTATCCGCCGCACCACCCTGGCCAACATGCCAGCGGGAACGGAGGAGACTACCCGGGGACAG GCAACCCTTACCACGGCCAAGGCAACTTTGACTTCCCTCACGGAAACCCAtccggcggaggaggaggagggggtccGCCTATGAGCGACTTCATCCACGGCCCGCAGCTTTCCCACCCGCCAGACGGGCCCGGCGGTCTCCTGTCCCAGGACAAGCCCCTCAACCACGCCATGAACGACTCT ATGTCCCATCCCGATCCGTCCCATAACTCCATGCAGCCCGGCTTGCATGCTTCTCCCCACTCCGGCGGCCAATCGGGGCCCTCCTTGCatcacggcggcggcggcggccaatCGGGGCCCCCCTTGCATCACGGCGGCAGCGGCCCGTCGTCGTCGCAGCCGCctcgcccgccgccgccgccgccgcagcagcCCCAGCCGCCTCAGCCGCCCAGCCAGAACGCTCACCCGCACGCCGATCTGACGTTTAACCCCTCGTCAGATGGCACGGACATGCCCGAACCTTCGCTGGAT CTGCTTCCCGAGCTGGCCAACCCGGACGAGCTCCTCTCGTACCTGGATCCTCCCGACCTTCCGGCAAACAGCAACGACGACCTTCTCTCCCTCTTTGAGAACAACTAA
- the ppifa gene encoding peptidylprolyl isomerase Fa: protein MFVVKNLIRFSPLGVENPVVFLDIEADGEPLGRLTIQLNADVVPKTAENFRALCTGEHGFGYKGSVFHRVIPQFMCQGGDFTHHNGTGGKSIYGKTFKDENFKLKHTGAGTLSMANSGPNTNGSQFFISTTKTEWLDGKHVVFGRVTSGLDVLSKMEAFGLHDGGVLKKIVVADCGQVK from the exons ATGTTCGTCGTCAAAAACCTAATCAGATTCAGCCCGCTCGGCGTCGAGAACCCGGTCGTATTTCTGGACATCGAAGCAGACGGTGAGCCGCTGGGGAGACTAACCATCCAG CTGAATGCAGACGTGGTGCCAAAGACTGCAG agaACTTCAGAGCATTGTGTACCGGAGAGCATGGCTTTGGCTACAAGGGCTCCGTGTTCCACAGGGTCATACCACAGTTCATGTGCCAG GGAGGGGATTTCACCCATCACAACGGCACCGGAGGGAAATCTATCTACGGAAAAACCTTCAAGGATGAGAACTTCAAGTTGAAACACACCGGAGCAG GAACTCTATCAATGGCTAACTCGGGCCCAAACACCAACGGCTCCCAGTTTTTTATCAGCACCACGAAAACTGAATG GCTGGACGGCAAGCACGTGGTGTTCGGACGGGTAACGTCGGGTTTGGACGTGCTGTCGAAAATGGAAGCGTTTGGTTTACATGATGGCGGTGTGCTCAAGAAAATAGTGGTGGCGGATTGCGGGCAAGTGAAATAG